One Trichoderma asperellum chromosome 5, complete sequence genomic region harbors:
- a CDS encoding uncharacterized protein (EggNog:ENOG41), with product MSKVILILGGAGAQNAAVARELAKNESFTVRLLSRNIKSEECVSLSTVPRISLVQGDCYDEDTLLSAFEGVYAVFVNTNGFAVGEKAELFWGIRMYEIAYWAGVTHFVYSSLPYVSKKSGFNPKYRVPFVDGKAKVVEYLRAQPVDKMNWSAIESGPYPESHLATWFPTRGEDGVYVFRMPIEADGAMAMVGLADFAWFTRYIFENPKEFEADLLSVGIDHVNGNTIATAFTAVTGQPARFEPLPLSAVANTWPDTKVGLAGSPGYDDPTLKTMAGHFIPWFTIWQESGGNKGLWTKDYERLDKIHPGRIKTIEEWMRSVGYSTEEYASALKTGIFG from the exons ATGTCTAAGGTCATCCTCATTTTGGGAGGAGCGGGTGCTCAGAATGCCGCCGTGGCCCGAGAACTGGCTAAAAACGAATCATTTACGGTCAGACTTCTGTCGCGAAATATCAAGTCAGAAGAATGTGTGTCTCTCTCTACTGTCCCTCGTATTTCGCTGGTTCAGGGTGACTGCTATGACGAAGACACTCTTCTCTCCGCCTTCGAAGGCGTTTATGCTGTTTTCGTAAACACCAATGGCTTCGCAGTTGGTGAGAAGGCTGAGCTGTTTTGGGGCATTCGAATGTACGAGATTGCATACTGGGCCGGCGTCACGCATTTTGTCTACAGTTCTCTACCCTATGTGTCTAAGAAGTCTGGATTCAACCCAAAGTATCGTGTTCCCTTTGTTGATGGCAAGGCTAAAGTTGTCG AATATTTAAGAGCACAGCCTGTAGATAAGATGAACTGGAGTGCTATTGAGAGCGGCCCCTATCCCGAGTCTCATCTTGCTACCTGGTTTCCTACGCGAGGTGAAGATGGTGTATACGTCTTCCGCATGCCGATTGAGGCCGATGGTGCTATGGCCATGGTCGGATTAGCTGATTTTGCTTGGTTCACCCGCTACATATTTGAGAATCCGAAGGAATTTGAGGCCGACTTGCTTAGCGTCGGCATCGACCATGTGAACGGCAACACTATTGCGACTGCCTTTACTGCCGTAACTGGACAGCCTGCTCGATTTGAGCCACTGCCACTCTCAGCCGTAGCCAATACATGGCCGGATACTAAAGTTGGTCTTGCTGGATCTCCAGGTTATGACGATCCAACATTGAAAACAATGGCTGGTCACTTTATTCCATGGTTTACAATCTGGCAGGAGAGCGGTGGTAATAAAGGTCTATGGACAAAGGACTACGAGCGACTAGACAAGATTCACCCGGGCCGTATTAAGACTATTGAGGAGTGGATGCGGTCGGTAGGCTACTCGACTGAAGAGTATGCCAGCGCTCTCAAGACTGGCATTTTCGGCTGA
- a CDS encoding uncharacterized protein (EggNog:ENOG41~TransMembrane:8 (n3-14c19/20o158-181i237-257o277-293i325-347o353-375i382-405o411-429i583-603o)~SECRETED:SignalP(1-19)) — MRAFTHALFLSYFTYVAVATLSEPKSSPGLCVKSCESSLQSLRYIDASAEASAPQQACQSRLSLSSTYLCLGLNCGKETRDRALRQLNTTCYDSFGSSIPYFKTGFTDEEIAGLKRINKNDSFNHENPLNGVVIPSPELFSAWFNTLDASEYARRHHYLYGIGVMVFWIVVALLGASYKVYLAIFRMYRSQDRFTSVGIRTQTSSWFKRNVAIPATFGYRCAQNVWWATIPPRIQTITLIIFFLMNAIFSIHGYRIIDESLYFSTPTKQVLRYVSDRTGIISFANFPFIWLFGMRNNVALWLTGWDFGTYNNFHRWCARISTIEAVIHSVLYTVLIFMDGGITYYAWWFTMWFWNAGQMATVFMCALLILSVYWIRRRFYETFLVIHIGLSILLLLTMLGHVSIFNGEYDALFWAPAIIWVFDRIMRVLRIIMFNPGHWSTVALASYNDSANIIRLAVPIGSALYKPRAGNYFFLSILDDSNSWESHPFTVASISDEMPQKMEVSEESLPLLGSIMTTPETNSQYTTLEATNEHMTFLIRPYNGFTMRLRDMLANEEANPKPLRILVDGPYGHTQKLHEYHRVIFIAGGSGIVVALSYLTSLFKEIKTPAKIDLYWAVRESAFAKDILSLYLLSKGVKQAIETGKLSLQLYTSSQLEGLYIDSLPSQVQHHVGRLDIGLVITSAARDTRAGNLAVVACGPAKMEDDSRLAVVHALKEGNHRIDYYEESFIW; from the exons ATGAGGGCATTTACACATGCCCTATTCTTATCATACTTCACTTATGTCGCTGTTGCTACACTTTCCGAACCCAAAAGCTCGCCTGGTTTATGTGTGAAAAGCTGTGAAAGTTCTCTGCAGTCACTGCGATATATTGATGCAAGCGCTGAGGCATCAGCACCACAGCAAGCTTGCCAAAGTCGTCTCTCTCTATCATCAACGTATCTGTGTCTTGGCCTCAACTGTGGAAAGGAGACACGCGACCGGGCTTTGCGACAACTCAATACTACCTGTTACGATTCGTTTGGTAGCTCTATCCCGTACTTCAAGACGGGGTTTACCGATGAAGAGATAGCAGGGCTAAAGAGAATCAACAAAAATGACTCCTTTAACCATGAGAACCCTTTGAATGGGGTAGTTATCCCATCACCTGAATTATTCAGTGCTTGGTTCAATACTTTG GATGCCTCTGAATATGCGCGTAGACACCATTATCTCTATGG CATCGGCGTGATGGTTTTTTGGATTGTTGTCGCATTGTTAGGCGCTTCATACAAAGTTTATTTAGCAATCTTTCGGATGTATCGTAGCCAAGATCGCTTTACATCTGTTGGAATTCGCACGCAGACGAGTTCGTGGTTTAAGCGCAATGTGGCCATTCCTGCAACATTTGGGTACAGGTGTGCTCAGAATGTCTGGTGGGCTACTATTCCGCCACGAATCCAGACGATTACACTCATAATATTTTTTCTGATGAATGCCATCTTCAGCATCCATGGCTACAGAATTATTGATGAAAGCCTCTA TTTTTCCACGCCTACGAAACAGGTACTGCGTTATGTCTCAGATCGTACTGGAATAATTTCTTTCGCCAATTTTCCTTTCATATGGCTATTTGGAATGAGAAATAATGTCGCTCTGTGGCTTACTGGTTGGGACTTTGGGACGTATAACAATTTCCATCGGTGGTGTGCCCGAATATCGACTATAGAAGCTGTCATCCATTCTGTTCTTTATACAGTTCTAATATTCATGG ATGGAGGAATAACTTATTACGCGTGGTGGTTCACTATGTGGTTTTGGAACGCTGGTCAAATG GCCACAGTTTTTATGTGCGCGCTGTTAATACTTTCTGTGTACTGGATAAGGCGTCGATTTTACGAGACATTTCTGGTCATCCACATTGGACTATCCATCCTCCTCTTATTAACGATGCTTGG ACATGTATCGATATTCAACGGAGAATACGATGCATTATTTTGGGCCCCAGCGATCATTTGGGTCTTCGATCGAATAATGAGGGTTTTGCGAATCATCATGTTCAATCCTGGACACTGGTCAACTGTTGCATTGGCAAGCTACAATGACTCTGCAAATATCATCCGCTTAGCTGTTCCCATTGGTAGCGCATTATACAAGCCTCGGGCCGGCAACTATTTTTTTCTGTCAATATTAGACGACTCGAATTCCTGGGAGAGCCACCCTTTCACCGTTGCTTCGATATCAGACGAGATGCCGCAAAAGATGGAGGTCTCAGAGGAGAGTCTACCGCTTTTGGGCTCCATTATGACAACCCCAGAGACTAATTCTCAGTATACAACACTAGAAGCAACAAATGAGCATATGACATTTCTCATCAGACCATATAATGGATTCACAATGCGCCTCAGAGATATGTTGGCTAACGAAGAGGCGAATCCCAAGCCTCTTAGAATACTGGTAGATGGGCCATATGGACATACACAGAAACTACACGAGTATCATCGCGTTATTTTCATCGCTGGAGGATCGGGAATTGTCGTTGCGCTGTCATACCTGACCTCTCTCTTCAAAGAAATAAAAACGCCGGCCAAAATCGATCTATATTGGGCGGTCAGAGAATCTGCATTTGCAAAggatattttatctttatatttGTTATCCAAAGGGGTCAAGCAGGCTATAGAAACAGGCAAACTATCTCTGCAACTCTATACATCTTCCCAGCTAGAGGGCCTTTATATTGACAGTTTACCAAGTCAAGTACAACACCATGTTGGTCGACTTGACATTGGCTTGGTCATTACGTCGGCGGCAAGGGATACTCGGGCCGGTAATTTAGCTGTCGTGGCATGTGGACCCGCAAAGATGGAAGACGATTCACGACTGGCAGTGGTCCATGCACTGAAAGAGGGTAACCACCGTATCGATTATTACGAGGAAAGTTTTATATGGTAA
- a CDS encoding uncharacterized protein (EggNog:ENOG41): MSDSLVLITGASGYIGTHLIGDILKAGHRVRAAVRSEEKGQAIKELYHSSLGRIEFTVVPDMSQPTAYQNALKGVSYVFHLAGAMVDKGSDLESDFVNPAVNGTLSILESAKKEGSIQKVVIVSSFVALMPLDAVMHKSFHIKANTNETFPVDLKMAFPDGLPGQFLKYQTGKIVGHQAYRDWISKEKSSFKIVSVHPSQVFGPSLVQKSGSDLSGVNFLMWMTLQSDGPPMTPYMMVDIRDVSRALARLIDADVPSGTELPITGPLYTWKKFANFVKSSYPALDMKFAPQEEPTMIMDMTVTDKLLGVNWTPMEDTIRAFVEQQIALSK, encoded by the exons ATGTCAGACAGCCTTGTATTAATTACCGGAGCTTCTGGCTACATTGGAACTCACTTAATCGGAGATATCCTCAAAGCCGGCCACCGTGTGCGTGCTGCTGTAAGAAGTGAGGAGAAGGGCCAGGCAATCAAGGAGCTGTATCATTCTTCTTTGGGCAGAATTGAGTTTACCGTTGTGCCTGATATGTCACAGCCAACCGCGTACCAGAACGCTTTGAAAGGTGTCAGCTATGTGTTTCACTTGGCCGGAGCAATGGTTGACAAGGGCTCTGATCTCGAAAGCGATTTTGTTAATCCAGCGGTCAACGGAACCTTGTCAATCTTGGAATctgcaaagaaagaaggcagcATCCAGAAAGTTGTCATTGTTTCGTCCTTTGTGGCTCTAATGCCCCTCGACGCTGTGATGCACAAGTCGTTTCATATCAAGg ctaatacgAATGAAACGTTCCCTGTCGATCTAAAAATGGCTTTCCCGGATGGATTACCAGGCCAGTTTCTCAAATACCAAACAGGCAAGATTGTTGGTCACCAGGCATATCGCGACTGGATCAGCAAAGAAAAGTCCAGCTTCAAGATTGTGAGCGTTCATCCATCCCAAGTCTTCGGGCCTAGCCTGGTCCAGAAGTCCGGAAGCGACCTCAGTGGAGTGAACTTCCTCATGTGGATGACTTTACAATCTGATGGACCTCCTATGACGCCGTACATGATGGTGGATATTCGCGATGTTTCACGCGCGCTGGCACGGCTCATCGATGCTGATGTTCCTTCCGGAACCGAATTGCCAATCACTGGCCCCCTCTATACATGGAAAAAGTTCGCAAACTTTGTCAAATCAAGCTATCCTGCTTTGGATATGAAATTTGCGCCCCAAGAGGAGCCTACAATGATTATGGATATGACCGTAACTGATAAATTGCTTGGAGTGAATTGGACACCTATGGAAGACACTATCCGTGCCTTTGTTGAGCAGCAAATTGCGTTGTCGAAATAG
- a CDS encoding uncharacterized protein (EggNog:ENOG41~TransMembrane:6 (n2-13c18/19o70-90i161-183o189-211i218-241o247-265i419-439o)): MVFWIVVALLGASYKVYLAIFRMYRSQDRFTSVGIRTQTSSWFKRNVAIPATFGYRCAQNVWWATIPPRIQTITLIIFFLMNAIFSIHGYRIIDESLYFSTPTKQVLRYVSDRTGIISFANFPFIWLFGMRNNVALWLTGWDFGTYNNFHRWCARISTIEAVIHSVLYTVLIFMDGGITYYAWWFTMWFWNAGQMATVFMCALLILSVYWIRRRFYETFLVIHIGLSILLLLTMLGHVSIFNGEYDALFWAPAIIWVFDRIMRVLRIIMFNPGHWSTVALASYNDSANIIRLAVPIGSALYKPRAGNYFFLSILDDSNSWESHPFTVASISDEMPQKMEVSEESLPLLGSIMTTPETNSQYTTLEATNEHMTFLIRPYNGFTMRLRDMLANEEANPKPLRILVDGPYGHTQKLHEYHRVIFIAGGSGIVVALSYLTSLFKEIKTPAKIDLYWAVRESAFAKDILSLYLLSKGVKQAIETGKLSLQLYTSSQLEGLYIDSLPSQVQHHVGRLDIGLVITSAARDTRAGNLAVVACGPAKMEDDSRLAVVHALKEGNHRIDYYEESFIW; the protein is encoded by the exons ATGGTTTTTTGGATTGTTGTCGCATTGTTAGGCGCTTCATACAAAGTTTATTTAGCAATCTTTCGGATGTATCGTAGCCAAGATCGCTTTACATCTGTTGGAATTCGCACGCAGACGAGTTCGTGGTTTAAGCGCAATGTGGCCATTCCTGCAACATTTGGGTACAGGTGTGCTCAGAATGTCTGGTGGGCTACTATTCCGCCACGAATCCAGACGATTACACTCATAATATTTTTTCTGATGAATGCCATCTTCAGCATCCATGGCTACAGAATTATTGATGAAAGCCTCTA TTTTTCCACGCCTACGAAACAGGTACTGCGTTATGTCTCAGATCGTACTGGAATAATTTCTTTCGCCAATTTTCCTTTCATATGGCTATTTGGAATGAGAAATAATGTCGCTCTGTGGCTTACTGGTTGGGACTTTGGGACGTATAACAATTTCCATCGGTGGTGTGCCCGAATATCGACTATAGAAGCTGTCATCCATTCTGTTCTTTATACAGTTCTAATATTCATGG ATGGAGGAATAACTTATTACGCGTGGTGGTTCACTATGTGGTTTTGGAACGCTGGTCAAATG GCCACAGTTTTTATGTGCGCGCTGTTAATACTTTCTGTGTACTGGATAAGGCGTCGATTTTACGAGACATTTCTGGTCATCCACATTGGACTATCCATCCTCCTCTTATTAACGATGCTTGG ACATGTATCGATATTCAACGGAGAATACGATGCATTATTTTGGGCCCCAGCGATCATTTGGGTCTTCGATCGAATAATGAGGGTTTTGCGAATCATCATGTTCAATCCTGGACACTGGTCAACTGTTGCATTGGCAAGCTACAATGACTCTGCAAATATCATCCGCTTAGCTGTTCCCATTGGTAGCGCATTATACAAGCCTCGGGCCGGCAACTATTTTTTTCTGTCAATATTAGACGACTCGAATTCCTGGGAGAGCCACCCTTTCACCGTTGCTTCGATATCAGACGAGATGCCGCAAAAGATGGAGGTCTCAGAGGAGAGTCTACCGCTTTTGGGCTCCATTATGACAACCCCAGAGACTAATTCTCAGTATACAACACTAGAAGCAACAAATGAGCATATGACATTTCTCATCAGACCATATAATGGATTCACAATGCGCCTCAGAGATATGTTGGCTAACGAAGAGGCGAATCCCAAGCCTCTTAGAATACTGGTAGATGGGCCATATGGACATACACAGAAACTACACGAGTATCATCGCGTTATTTTCATCGCTGGAGGATCGGGAATTGTCGTTGCGCTGTCATACCTGACCTCTCTCTTCAAAGAAATAAAAACGCCGGCCAAAATCGATCTATATTGGGCGGTCAGAGAATCTGCATTTGCAAAggatattttatctttatatttGTTATCCAAAGGGGTCAAGCAGGCTATAGAAACAGGCAAACTATCTCTGCAACTCTATACATCTTCCCAGCTAGAGGGCCTTTATATTGACAGTTTACCAAGTCAAGTACAACACCATGTTGGTCGACTTGACATTGGCTTGGTCATTACGTCGGCGGCAAGGGATACTCGGGCCGGTAATTTAGCTGTCGTGGCATGTGGACCCGCAAAGATGGAAGACGATTCACGACTGGCAGTGGTCCATGCACTGAAAGAGGGTAACCACCGTATCGATTATTACGAGGAAAGTTTTATATGGTAA
- a CDS encoding uncharacterized protein (SECRETED:SignalP(1-18)~CAZy:GH95) — protein MLLAGLIGVTACAQGVRARRLWATEPADPANIIMTAYPLGNGKLGAMPLGLVGEDIVVLNEHSLWSGGPFQSPDYIGGNPPGPVYTALPGIRETIWQTQINNDISPLYGDPADYYYGNYETLGNLTVKIAGVSQYTSYNRALDLETGIHQTVFRSNGASFTTTTFCTFPNQVCVYNIQSNKPLPAITIGLQDNARSNPSSNSSCDANGVHLRGQTQEGIGMVFDARVQVVNRPKGVACIASHELIIPAESKTSSVTVVYAAGTNYDQKNGTKASNYSFKGVDPASAVLSTIQAAAKESYNSLYNSHVKDHNALFSQFTLKLPDPDNSGSIPTAKLMEDYDDEVGNPFIENLLFDYGRYLFIGSCRPGSLPPNLQGIWTESLTPAWSADYHVDVNVQMNHWHTEQTGLGDIQGALWDFITDTWVPRGTETAALLYDAPGFVGFSNLNTFGFTGQMNAAVWSDYPASAAWLMQNVWNRYDYGRDTNWWRTVGYPLMKAVAEYWIHEMVPDLYSNDGTLVAAPCNSPEHGWTTFGCTHYQQLVWEVFDHIIQSWEASGDTNTTFLQTVKETQAKLSPGIIIGWFGQIQEWKIGWDQPNDEHRHLSQLVGWYPGYSIGTNMWNKTVTDAVNVTLTARGNGTADSNTGWEKVWRVACWAQLNNTDIAYTYLKYAIGMNYADNGFSVYTTGSWPYELAAPFQIDANFGYTAAVLAMLITDLPVPSASKAIHTVILGPAIPSEWANGSVTGMRVRGGGSVDFSWDKNGLVKHATLHNHKASIKIVDVNGKILLHQ, from the exons ATGCTTCTAGCTGGGCTCATCGGCGTCACAGCCTGCGCCCAAGGCGTAAGGGCAAGACGGCTGTGGGCAACTGAACCTGCCGACCCAGCCAATATTATTATGACTGCTTATCCACTAGGAAATGGAAAGCTTGGAG CCATGCCTCTTGGTTTAGTCGGAGAAGATATCGTGGTCTTAAACGAGCACAGTCTTTGGTCCGGAGGGCCTTTCCAAAGTCCC GACTACATTGGCGGTAATCCACCCGGCCCAGTATATACAGCCCTTCCAGGCATCAGAGAGACAATTTGGCAAACTCAAATCAATAATG ACATAAGTCCGTTGTATGGTGATCCGGCGGATTACTATTACGGCAACTATGAGACTCTGGGGAATCTCACAGTCAAGATTGCCGGGGTCAGTCAATATACCTCTTACAATCGAGCGCTAGATCTCGAGACAGGCATACATCAAACGGTATTTCGGTCCAACGGTGCAAGTTTTACCAC AACAACCTTCTGCACGTTTCCAAACCAAGTTTGTGTCTATAACATTCAATCCAACAAGCCACTGCCGGCCATCACCATTGGTCTACAGGACAATGCTCGAAGTAACCCATCGTCCAACTCGTCTTGCGATGCTAATGGAGTACATCTGCGAGGACAAACCCAGGAGGGTATTGGCATGGTGTTCGACGCCCGCGTCCAAGTTGTTAACCGGCCCAAGGGAGTAGCATGCATAGCATCCCACGAACTTATCATTCCTGCGGAGAGCAAAACTAGTTCAGTCACCGTGGTATACGCAGCTGGAACAAATTACGACCAGAAAAATGGTACGAAAGCCAGCAATTATTCCTTCAAAGGAGTCGACCCAGCATCAGCAGTGTTATCAACTatccaagcagctgcaaaagAAAGCTATAATAGCTTGTATAACTCCCACGTAAAGGACCATAATGCCTTGTTTAGCCAATTTACTCTGAAGCTCCCAGACCCCGATAATTCGGGTTCAATACCCACTGCAAAATTGATGGAAGACTACGACGATGAGGTTGGCAATCCTTTCATTGAGAATCTTCTCTTTGACTATGGGAGATATCTTTTCATTGGCTCGTGCAGACCAGGGTCTTTGCCTCCCAATTTGCAGGGTATTTGGACGGAATCTCTAACTCCAGCTTGGAGCGCAGACTATCACGTCGACGTTAACGTTCAGAT GAACCACTGGCACACCGAACAAACGGGACTTGGCGACATCCAAGGGGCGCTGTGGGACTTTATCACCGACACATGGGTTCCGCGCGGCACTGAAACTGCAGCGTTGTTGTACGATGCTCCTGGATTCGTTGGGTTCAGCAATCTTAACACATTCGGGTTCACTGG CCAGATGAACGCTGCTGTTTGGTCCGATTACCCAGCATCTGCTGCCTGGCTGA TGCAAAACGTTTGGAACCGATATGACTACGGCCGTGACACCAACTGGTGGAGGACGGTTGGATATCCACTGATGAAGGCTGTTGCCGAATACTGGATCCATGAGATGGTACCAGATCTGTATTCAAATGATGGAACCCTGGTTGCCGCGCCATGCAACTCTCCTGAACACGGCTGGACG ACATTTGGATGTACACACTACCAGCAGCTAGTGTGGGAAGTGTTTGATCATATTATCCAGAGCTGGGAAGCTTCTGGTGATACCAACACGACATTCCTTCAAACCGTCAAAGAAACGCAGGCCAAACTATCTCCAGGCATCATTATCGGTTGGTTCGGTCAAATTCAAG AGTGGAAGATCGGCTGGGATCAGCCTAACGACGAGCATCGTCATCTTTCCCAGCTGGTCGGCTGGTATCCTGGCTACAGCATCGGCACAAATATGTGGAATAAGACTGTGACTGATGCTGTCAATGTCACCCTGACGGCCCGAGGTAACGGCACGGCTGATTCAAATACCGGCTGGGAAAAAGTCTGGCGAGTTGCATGCTGGGCTCAGCTTAACAACACAGATATCGC atACACATACTTAAAGTACGCTATTGGCATGAATTATGCGGATAACGGCTTTTCTGTATACACCACTGGCAGCTGGCCGTACGAGCTAGCAGCACCGTTCCAGATTGACGCCAATTTCGGCTACACTGCCGCGGTATTGGCCATGCTTATCACCGATCTGCCTGTGCCATCAGCGTCCAAAGCTATTCACACAGTTATTTTGGGCCCGGCTATTCCATCAGAGTGGGCAAATGGCTCGGTTACGGGTATGCGCGTAAGAGGTGGTGGATCTGTGGACTTTTCGTGGGATAAGAATGGCCTTGTGAAACATGCGACCCTTCATAACCATAAGGCATCGATTAAAATTGTTGATGTAAATGGCAAAATCTTGCTTCACCagtaa
- a CDS encoding uncharacterized protein (TransMembrane:8 (i196-223o229-246i299-320o340-364i384-406o522-545i573-598o610-633i)), translating into MPLHLQVPPPTDPAYRRSPSPPPSPSRALQTYCDKYVVVYDFSDIDYDAATKEFITLLQNLEATGLHVEVRPGYEQTILLFVKAPSELLGNRVYKLRVRDWLYGITQTRPPGNKDTIVSAWYEAEDILSMDHLVSWPKSMGGAGITPGHGQWKNVKSIFPMHNEKVNQAFLRRLSKKLLLGTDDLDKIRDLFGSKVAFYFAFGQSYSAFLLFPAITGLIAWLWLPNYSLAYAILTVIWCTVFLEYWKVREVDLSIRWKVRGVSKTKMNRPEYKYEQVIVDQYGRTIHYTPKWKQISRQLLQVPFMAISTVALGLMISSVFAVEILISDSYDGPNNFYLEYIPTVLLAVLIPYISSYLEGVAKWLTNFENHRTADNFEMSLTQKIFVLSIITNYLPILLTAFVYVPFGNQIFPWLEGHIVQFAPSIGNRLTELPFRLDADRLRHEVITLTVTGQLSSFFEENILPLIKHKMSGWYREYRRAYTKDTILISMVTDDDDEAKFLEQRRNEATLEPYNVQDDIAELVLQFGYLALFSPAWPLIPLGFLINNWVELRSDFAKICIEHQRPAPYRAEGIGPWIASLEVLVWLGSISSAAIVHLFSSDSMLGGGWSTLPLTIFVSEHILLAITTITRVIFLRFGSEQLRRERSEQYARRLAILEEIEEHKREGEHIDVRERQRRRSLLVSGNESFWTKQVEEGASVAAGVKLIQLARKWEESKDLKKKQ; encoded by the exons ATGCCTCTACATCTGCAGGTGCCACCACCCACAGATCCGGCATATCGCCGGTCGCCGTCACCGCCTCCATCGCCCTCGAGAGCTCTTCAGACGTATTGCGATAAATATGTTGTAGTCTATGACTTCAGCGATATAG ATTACGATGCGGCCACAAAGGAGTTCATTACCCTGCTCCAGAATCTGGAAGCCACTGGTCTTCACGTGGAGGTGAGACCAGGGTATGAGCAAACTATCCTGCTGTTTGTTAAAGCACCAAGCGAGCTTCTTGGAAACAGGGTCTACAAGCTGAG AGTAAGAGATTGGCTCTATGGCATCACCCAAACGCGACCACCGGGAAACAAAGACACCATTGTGTCTGCGTGGTATGAAGCCGAGGATATCTTGTCCATGGATCATTTAGTTAGCTGGCCAAAGTCTATGGGAGGAGCAGGCATCACTCCCGGCCATGGCCAATGGAAGAATGTTAAGTCAATCTTCCCCATGCATAATGAAAAAGTCAACCAAGCATTTCTCCGGCGTCTGagcaagaagctgctccTGGGAACCGACGATCTCGACAAGATACGGGACCTCTTTGGCTCAAAG GTTGCATTCTATTTTGCGTTTGGCCAGTCATATTCGGCCTTTCTACTGTTTCCAGCTATTACTGGCCTTATCGCCTGGTTATGGCTGCCCAACTACTCTCTTGCCTACGCAATTCTGACCGTTATTTGGTGCACCGTGTTTTTGGAGTACTGGAAGGTCCGTGAAGTTGATTTGAGCATTCGATGGAAAGTGAGAGGAGTAAGCAAAACCAAGATGAACCGGCCGGAATACAAGTATGAGCAAGTCATTGTCGACCAGTACGGTCGGACTATCCACTACACTCCGAAATGGAAGCAGATTTCGCGACAGCTTCTTCAGGTACCGTTCATGGCCATCTCCACGGTAGCACTGGGGTTGATGATTAGCTCGGTGTTTGCGGTCGAGATCCTGATATCTGATTCATATGACGGGCCAAACAATTTCTATCTT GAATATATACCCACTGTATTACTGGCTGTTCTGATCCCCTACATCAGCTCATACCTTGAAGGTGTTGCGAAGTGGTTAACAAACTTTGAGAACCACCGAACAGCAGACAACTTCGAAATGTCACTCACGCAAAAGATTTTTGTTCttagcatcatcaccaactaTTTGCCTATCTTGCTGACTGCCTTCGTCTATGTTCCTTTTGGAAATCAAATATTTCCTTGGCTTGAAGGCCACATCGTCCAGTTTGCGCCCAGCATCGGCAACCGTCTCACCGAGCTGCCTTTCCGACTGGACGCTGACCGTTTGCGCCACGAAGTTATTACATTGACTGTTACTGGCCAGCTTTCCAGTTTTTTCGAAGAAAACATATTGCCGTTAATCAAGCACAAGATGAGCGGCTGGTATCGAGAATATCGTCGCGCTTATACCAAAGACACCATCCTAATATCCATGGTcactgatgatgatgacgaggcaAAGTTCTTGGAGCAGCGCCGCAACGAGGCCACGCTGGAGCCATATAATGTCCAAGATGACATTGCAGAGCTGGTTCTTCAGTTTGGATATCTGGCGCTATTTTCGCCTGCCTGGCCACTCATCCCTTTGGGCTTCCTCATCAATAATTGGGTTGAACTTCGGTCTGACTTTGCCAAAATTTGCATCGAACATCAGAGACCGGCGCCGTATCGAGCTGAAGGTATCGGTCCTTGGATTGCCTCGCTGGAGGTCCTTGTCTGGCTGGGAAGCATCTCTTCCGCCGCGATTGTTCACTTGTTCAGTTCTGATAGCATGCTGGGCGGGGGTTGGTCTACCCTGCCATTGACCATTTTTGTCAGCGAGCATATTCTTTTAGCGATTACGACCATTACCAGGGTTATCTTTTTACGTTTTGGCTCGGAACAGCTGCGCAGAGAAAGAAGTGAGCAGTATGCCAGGCGGCTGGCTATCttggaggagattgaagagcaCAAGCGTGAAGGAGAGCACATTGATGTCAGAGAGAGACAACGGAGGAGGTCGTTGCTAGTCTCTGGCAATGAGAGCTTCTGGACAAAACAGGTTGAGGAGGGTGCGAGCGTAGCAGCTGGTGTGAAGTTGATACAATTGGCGAGGAAGTGGGAAGAATCCAAGGATCTtaagaaaaagcaatag